The following are from one region of the Streptomyces fradiae genome:
- a CDS encoding protein kinase — protein MVQGGTPSFEAGVPARVIAGRYRLHTPIGAGGMGEVWQAYDERLDRRVAVKMMLAESPVPPGFQGAAFEETLQTRRARFLREVQITAGIEHLGVPAVYDTGTDEASGRLFVVMQLLQGRELQTFIDETDYESETVSVSWAAAVGAQIASVLDTVHRHDVVHRDIKPSNLMLTPGGVVKVLDFGVAALRGVGTLPRLTQVGMTVGTPPYMSPEQSLANAVGPAADVYALACVLHELLTGKPPFTPDDSRSHMWHHVHTPPPLIRTLRPDVPAEIEKLLLAMLTKEAEQRMDAMAVYDTLLPFVHASTGTAAMTDEGMLDPRLPFLRPFGGRAPSPSAASSYTPTLVVPSPLEPAPAAPQGPAPGPAALTEQEADMVSDRAARLAQDGQFTQAADALAEAIARAADPDLKEGMQFSLAQVKFLAGSHREALALFESLAHRYTDRYGDHDEQAQLCWYYAAQCRMELGEATAAIQAFDRVVEITPASEGEDAVNRHLDALARLMSLHAAAENLPQALEVGGRLRSETSHLRGNDWPGLAQIDAYLRRLRQDLG, from the coding sequence ATGGTGCAGGGCGGCACGCCGAGCTTCGAAGCCGGCGTACCGGCCCGCGTGATCGCGGGCCGGTACCGGCTGCACACGCCCATTGGCGCGGGTGGCATGGGCGAGGTCTGGCAGGCGTACGACGAGCGCCTGGACCGCCGGGTCGCGGTCAAGATGATGCTGGCCGAGAGCCCGGTTCCGCCCGGGTTCCAGGGCGCGGCCTTCGAGGAGACCCTGCAGACCCGCCGTGCCCGCTTCCTGCGCGAGGTCCAGATCACGGCCGGCATCGAGCACCTGGGTGTGCCGGCCGTCTACGACACCGGAACTGACGAGGCCAGTGGACGGCTGTTCGTCGTCATGCAGCTCCTGCAGGGACGCGAACTGCAGACGTTCATCGACGAGACCGACTACGAAAGCGAGACGGTTTCGGTCTCCTGGGCAGCGGCCGTCGGTGCCCAGATCGCCTCCGTCCTGGACACCGTCCACCGTCACGACGTCGTTCACCGCGACATCAAGCCGTCCAACCTGATGCTCACCCCCGGAGGCGTGGTCAAGGTCCTAGACTTCGGCGTCGCCGCCCTGCGTGGAGTCGGCACCTTGCCCCGCCTCACCCAGGTCGGCATGACCGTAGGAACCCCGCCCTACATGTCCCCGGAACAGAGCCTGGCCAACGCCGTCGGCCCCGCCGCAGACGTCTACGCCCTCGCCTGCGTGCTCCATGAACTACTCACTGGCAAGCCGCCGTTCACCCCCGACGACAGTCGCTCTCACATGTGGCACCACGTCCACACCCCGCCCCCGCTCATTCGCACCCTGCGCCCGGACGTGCCGGCCGAGATCGAGAAGCTCCTGCTGGCGATGCTCACCAAGGAAGCCGAGCAGCGTATGGATGCGATGGCGGTCTACGACACCCTTCTGCCCTTCGTTCATGCCTCCACCGGCACCGCCGCTATGACCGACGAGGGCATGCTCGATCCCCGTCTGCCGTTCCTGCGACCCTTCGGCGGCCGGGCGCCCAGCCCCAGTGCCGCTTCCTCGTACACCCCCACGCTCGTCGTTCCCTCGCCACTCGAGCCCGCACCGGCCGCACCTCAGGGGCCAGCGCCGGGCCCCGCCGCGCTGACAGAGCAAGAGGCGGACATGGTCTCCGACCGGGCAGCGCGGCTCGCTCAGGATGGCCAGTTCACCCAGGCGGCCGACGCGCTCGCCGAGGCCATCGCGAGAGCCGCTGACCCGGATCTCAAAGAAGGCATGCAGTTCAGCCTCGCCCAGGTGAAGTTCCTGGCCGGAAGCCACCGAGAGGCCCTCGCGCTCTTCGAGTCACTAGCCCACCGCTACACCGACCGCTACGGCGACCACGACGAGCAAGCCCAGCTGTGCTGGTACTACGCCGCGCAGTGCCGGATGGAACTCGGCGAGGCCACCGCCGCAATCCAAGCCTTCGACCGCGTTGTGGAGATCACGCCTGCTTCCGAAGGTGAGGACGCAGTCAATCGCCACCTGGATGCCCTCGCACGGCTTATGAGCCTGCATGCAGCGGCGGAAAACCTTCCCCAGGCACTGGAAGTTGGTGGTCGTCTCCGGTCGGAAACCTCCCATCTACGGGGAAACGACTGGCCGGGGCTGGCGCAGATCGACGCCTATCTCCGCCGCCTTCGCCAGGACCTGGGCTAA
- a CDS encoding type I restriction endonuclease subunit R, with translation MNDARVYTEKAFENAVEAALLRSGWQRGLSNTYNPTLGIDTSELSAFLGASQNDAWLALQDAYGEDEDQAIGRFAKRVAREIDSRGLLDVLRRGVNDRNVKIQLAYFRPAHTLAADALAEYDANRLTFVRQFHYSAARPADSLDMAFFLNGLPVASVELKNDLTGQTVEDAKRQYRRDRDPKELFFAKRSLVHFAVDPTLAFLTTRLAGDATRFLPFNTGSGGPGQMGGAGNVPASTDGKYPTSYLFDEVWARDNWLELLQRFLHVEDAAAKAGRAPSHKPGSAHTQPLIFPRFHQWDAVRKLIAHAARHGAGENYLIQHSAGSGKSNTIAWLAHHLSSLHTSHDLGKIAPAALASGLGANKLVFDKVIVITDRRVLDKQLQDTIYQFDHKAGVVVRIDENSQQLADALTGPTARIVITTVQKFPFVLDKVAGLGSQRYAVIIDEAHSSQGGESAAALKKALGRLGSDAVDEDGDPLTAAALARGKQPNLSFFAFTATPKAKTIDLFGTPYANPGSEEQEKGPFHVYSMRQAIEEGFILDVLGNYITYATYFKLQEAAAEEAEQQVDPRKARSRLVRAALMSEASMASRAKIIVDHFRSHSSPRLGGRAKAMVVTSGRDHAVRLYQAMRAYIDQRGFTDCGTLVAFSGALTIDGIEYTEAKLNGFPERELPARFGYTRADDPNPPSVPKPEHRILVVAEKYQTGFDQPLLTTMYVDKVLVKLAAVQTLSRLNRTHRLKTTEDLFILDFANRPEDIEQAFQQYYEASVSEPTDPNLLFDREREVMAYQLLVEAEMDAFVTAYFAAFQGGSATDTAIMKAHARLYGYLQPALDRFNALNATEPETASEFRRALDSYTKAYGWLSHVIGFENLELERLYQYGRFLLRRLPAPARSAGADIGTAAPSHMRIAQTGTPELHLEAAGAQVLPGLVPEAAGAVAEAEEMSLAEVIQSVNEEYGTGLSTTDQILLGQLVVAVSEDPELRAIALHQDQDVFGGELEKDLDRIVIDQAASNDALMVRYFDDADVNRLFKQVATQQAYQLIRRPVRREAERRATEQRAAELKSSGSRRAEPPTA, from the coding sequence ATGAACGACGCCCGCGTGTACACCGAGAAGGCGTTCGAAAACGCCGTGGAAGCGGCGCTACTGCGCAGCGGCTGGCAGCGCGGGCTGTCGAACACCTACAACCCCACACTCGGTATCGACACCTCCGAGTTGTCCGCGTTCCTCGGCGCGTCGCAGAACGACGCGTGGTTGGCGCTCCAGGACGCCTATGGCGAGGACGAAGATCAGGCCATCGGCCGGTTCGCGAAGCGCGTGGCGCGGGAGATCGACTCGCGTGGCCTGCTGGACGTACTGCGTCGGGGCGTGAATGACCGCAACGTGAAGATCCAGCTTGCGTACTTCCGCCCCGCGCACACTCTCGCCGCCGACGCCTTGGCCGAGTACGACGCCAACCGGCTCACCTTCGTGCGCCAGTTCCACTACTCCGCTGCGCGCCCGGCCGACAGCCTCGACATGGCGTTCTTCCTCAACGGACTGCCAGTCGCCTCGGTGGAGTTGAAGAACGATCTGACCGGCCAGACCGTCGAGGACGCCAAGCGGCAGTACCGCCGCGACCGTGACCCGAAGGAGCTGTTCTTCGCCAAGCGCAGCCTGGTCCACTTTGCGGTCGATCCGACGCTGGCATTTCTGACGACCCGCCTGGCCGGCGACGCCACCCGCTTCCTCCCCTTCAACACCGGCTCCGGTGGCCCCGGCCAGATGGGCGGCGCTGGCAACGTCCCGGCCTCGACCGATGGGAAGTACCCCACCTCATACCTCTTCGACGAGGTGTGGGCTCGGGACAACTGGCTGGAGCTGCTGCAGCGGTTCCTGCACGTTGAGGACGCCGCCGCGAAGGCCGGCCGGGCGCCGTCGCACAAGCCGGGCAGCGCGCACACGCAGCCGTTGATCTTCCCGCGGTTCCACCAGTGGGACGCGGTGCGCAAGCTCATCGCGCACGCGGCCCGCCACGGGGCGGGGGAGAACTACCTGATCCAGCACTCCGCCGGCTCGGGCAAGTCCAACACCATCGCCTGGCTCGCGCACCACCTGTCCAGCCTCCACACCTCCCACGACCTTGGGAAGATCGCACCCGCCGCGCTCGCCTCCGGTCTGGGAGCGAACAAGCTGGTCTTCGACAAGGTCATCGTCATCACTGACCGGCGGGTACTGGACAAGCAGCTCCAGGACACCATCTACCAGTTCGACCACAAGGCCGGCGTGGTCGTGCGGATCGACGAGAACTCCCAGCAGCTCGCGGACGCGCTGACCGGGCCGACGGCCCGGATCGTGATCACCACGGTGCAGAAGTTTCCCTTCGTCCTGGACAAGGTCGCGGGGCTGGGAAGTCAGCGCTACGCGGTGATCATCGACGAGGCGCACTCCTCGCAGGGTGGGGAGAGCGCGGCGGCCTTGAAGAAGGCGCTGGGACGTCTCGGCTCGGACGCGGTGGACGAGGACGGCGACCCGTTGACGGCCGCGGCCCTGGCGCGCGGCAAGCAGCCGAACCTGTCCTTCTTCGCGTTCACGGCCACCCCCAAGGCCAAGACGATCGACCTCTTCGGCACCCCTTACGCCAATCCCGGCTCGGAGGAGCAGGAGAAGGGGCCGTTCCACGTCTACTCGATGCGGCAGGCCATCGAGGAGGGTTTCATCCTCGACGTGCTCGGCAACTACATCACCTACGCCACGTACTTCAAGCTCCAGGAAGCTGCCGCCGAGGAGGCGGAGCAGCAGGTGGACCCGCGCAAGGCGCGCTCGCGGCTGGTGAGGGCCGCGCTGATGTCGGAGGCGTCGATGGCCTCCCGCGCGAAGATCATCGTCGACCACTTCCGCTCGCACTCCAGCCCGCGCCTTGGCGGCCGGGCAAAGGCGATGGTGGTCACCTCCGGCCGTGACCACGCCGTACGGCTCTACCAGGCCATGCGGGCCTACATCGACCAGCGGGGCTTCACCGACTGCGGCACCCTGGTCGCGTTCTCCGGGGCACTGACCATCGACGGGATCGAGTACACCGAGGCCAAGCTCAACGGCTTCCCTGAACGCGAGTTGCCAGCACGTTTCGGCTACACCCGAGCGGACGACCCGAACCCGCCTTCCGTCCCAAAGCCCGAGCACCGCATTCTCGTTGTCGCCGAGAAGTACCAGACCGGCTTCGACCAGCCGCTGCTGACCACCATGTACGTGGACAAGGTCCTGGTGAAGCTGGCCGCGGTGCAGACGCTTTCCCGGCTCAACCGCACCCACCGGCTCAAAACCACCGAGGACCTGTTCATCCTCGACTTCGCCAACCGGCCCGAGGATATCGAGCAGGCTTTCCAGCAGTACTACGAGGCGTCGGTCAGCGAGCCCACCGACCCTAACCTGCTGTTCGACCGCGAACGCGAGGTGATGGCCTACCAGCTGCTGGTGGAAGCCGAGATGGACGCTTTCGTCACCGCGTACTTCGCAGCCTTCCAGGGTGGCTCGGCCACCGACACCGCCATCATGAAGGCCCACGCCCGCCTCTACGGCTATCTGCAGCCGGCTCTGGACCGCTTCAACGCCCTCAACGCCACCGAACCGGAGACCGCCTCCGAGTTCCGCCGCGCCCTGGACTCCTATACCAAGGCGTACGGCTGGCTCTCTCATGTCATCGGATTTGAGAACCTCGAACTGGAACGGCTCTACCAGTACGGACGCTTCCTGCTGCGCCGCCTGCCCGCGCCCGCCCGCAGCGCCGGCGCCGACATAGGGACGGCCGCCCCGAGTCACATGCGCATCGCTCAGACGGGCACCCCAGAGCTGCACCTGGAGGCGGCGGGCGCGCAGGTACTGCCTGGCCTGGTACCCGAGGCGGCCGGAGCGGTGGCCGAGGCGGAGGAGATGTCGCTGGCCGAGGTGATCCAGTCCGTCAACGAGGAGTACGGGACCGGGCTGTCCACCACCGACCAGATCCTGCTCGGCCAGCTCGTTGTCGCAGTCAGCGAGGACCCGGAACTCCGGGCCATCGCCCTGCACCAGGACCAGGACGTCTTCGGCGGGGAACTGGAGAAGGACCTCGACCGGATCGTCATCGACCAGGCGGCGTCCAACGACGCCCTGATGGTCCGCTACTTCGACGACGCCGACGTCAACCGCCTGTTCAAGCAGGTCGCGACCCAGCAGGCGTACCAGCTCATTCGACGCCCGGTCCGACGTGAGGCCGAGCGCCGGGCCACCGAGCAGCGGGCTGCCGAACTCAAGTCGTCCGGAAGCCGTCGGGCGGAACCGCCGACCGCATAG
- a CDS encoding restriction endonuclease subunit S → MSLPNGWSSSPLKHVTTVLNRGSAPDYVDDGSVRAVSQAANQPSGLDWSRTRFHAFSGDPRRLKGYLQSGDVIVNSTGTGTLGRVGQFMGSPDGIPCMADGHVTIARADHRTLHPRFSYYWLVSQPFQEYVYAALVVGATNQIELNRERLGEAPVPLPPLEEQRRIADFLDTETARIDKLVALRLRQRDVIRSRQRAHTERAMGECASGEWTRVKYLLRVRPRYGVLVPVFEDAGIPFIRVNDLLDLEGRASGLAQIPVTLSNQYARTITRRGDVLLSVVGTLGRAAVVPEELVGANIARAVCSIRLRPDVDPSLFVAWIATSEFERQALLATGSDSAQPTLGMEDLSNFAIRWPTDAREQASVAGQVREGQQIHSDLVRRTDRQLALLAERRQALITAAVTGQLDVTTARPAHDRDL, encoded by the coding sequence ATGTCGCTTCCCAATGGGTGGTCTTCTTCTCCCCTGAAGCACGTCACTACAGTCTTGAATCGAGGATCAGCTCCCGACTATGTAGACGACGGGTCCGTGCGTGCTGTGAGCCAGGCAGCTAACCAGCCGAGTGGGCTGGATTGGTCCCGGACGAGGTTCCACGCATTCTCGGGAGACCCGCGCAGATTGAAGGGTTACTTGCAGTCCGGAGACGTGATCGTAAACTCCACCGGTACGGGCACGCTGGGCCGCGTAGGTCAGTTCATGGGATCTCCGGATGGAATCCCCTGTATGGCGGATGGTCATGTGACGATTGCGCGCGCAGACCATCGCACATTGCATCCCCGCTTCTCCTACTACTGGCTCGTGTCCCAGCCGTTCCAGGAGTACGTCTACGCGGCCCTCGTCGTGGGGGCAACAAATCAGATCGAGCTCAACCGCGAACGCCTTGGAGAGGCTCCGGTTCCACTCCCTCCACTGGAGGAGCAGCGCCGCATCGCCGACTTCCTTGATACCGAGACCGCCCGTATTGACAAGCTGGTGGCTCTTCGCCTTCGGCAACGGGATGTCATCCGCAGCCGGCAGCGTGCGCACACCGAGAGGGCGATGGGAGAGTGCGCTTCGGGGGAGTGGACGCGGGTGAAGTATCTCCTTCGGGTGCGACCGCGCTACGGAGTGCTTGTCCCTGTTTTCGAGGATGCGGGAATTCCCTTTATTCGAGTGAATGACTTGCTGGATCTTGAGGGCAGGGCGAGCGGGCTAGCCCAGATTCCCGTAACGCTCTCGAATCAGTACGCGAGGACAATTACCAGGCGGGGCGATGTACTGCTCAGTGTTGTTGGCACCTTGGGCAGGGCGGCTGTCGTCCCGGAGGAACTTGTCGGCGCCAACATTGCAAGAGCCGTTTGCTCAATCCGCTTGCGGCCAGACGTCGACCCGAGCCTCTTCGTTGCCTGGATCGCCACGAGCGAGTTCGAACGCCAGGCGCTCCTTGCTACTGGATCCGACTCTGCTCAGCCCACGCTTGGGATGGAAGATCTGTCGAATTTTGCTATTCGATGGCCTACGGATGCCCGAGAGCAAGCGAGCGTTGCCGGTCAGGTGAGGGAGGGCCAGCAAATCCACTCAGACCTGGTCCGACGTACAGATCGCCAACTCGCCCTCCTCGCTGAGCGCCGGCAGGCGCTGATCACCGCTGCCGTCACCGGCCAGCTCGACGTCACCACAGCCCGTCCCGCGCACGACCGCGACCTCTGA
- a CDS encoding N-6 DNA methylase has protein sequence MSKNQELADFIWSVADLLRGDYKRSEYGKVILPLTVLRRLDCVMAPTRQAVWDRAASYTGENKDGLLLAASKLKFYNLSEQTFDTISSDAANVAKNLKDYIRGFSSEATEIINRYEFHLQIDRLDNADLLYQVVRKFAGLDLSFKAVDNHDMGYVFEELIRKFADASNETAGEHFTPREVIELMVELLLAPDDDRLNGEGQVVKILDPACGTGGMLSAAEEHIRKLNPRVRVNLFGQELNAESYAICRSDMLLKGHTAKNIRFGNSFSQDGHDGETFNYMLANPPFGVEWKKVEKVVRQEHEDRGFDGRFGAGLPRINDGSLLFLQHMMSKMQPLKKDAAGDEVGGTRLAIVFNGSPLFTGGAGSGESEIRRWIIEHDYLEAIVALPDQLFYNTGISTYFWIVTNRKPADRKGRVILLDARDQWSKMRKSLGEKRKEVTRAQIGNICAIYRDALSIASDEAHPDHGRVKVFANRDFGYQRITVDRPLKLRFELTDDSLAQLGASAAVKKAVGGEAAVELLLDALKPLLGSQWSTKAEAWDALRTAMVAGGVLWPAVAPFQKALRDAVGVTDPEGEAQLVKGKPEPDPDLRDNENVPLGEDVDEYLAREVLPHVPDAWIAETRNPKTKEMERFKVGYEIPFTRHFYVYTPPRPLAEIDAELKSLEAEIQALLGEVAK, from the coding sequence TTGAGCAAGAACCAGGAACTGGCCGACTTCATCTGGTCGGTGGCCGACCTCCTGCGCGGTGACTACAAGCGCTCGGAGTACGGAAAGGTCATCCTGCCGCTGACGGTGCTGCGCAGGCTGGACTGCGTCATGGCCCCGACCCGCCAGGCGGTGTGGGACCGGGCGGCCTCCTACACGGGGGAGAACAAGGACGGACTGCTGCTGGCAGCCTCCAAGCTCAAGTTCTACAACCTTTCCGAGCAGACCTTCGACACCATCAGCAGCGACGCGGCCAACGTGGCGAAGAACCTCAAGGACTACATCCGGGGGTTCTCGTCGGAGGCCACCGAGATCATCAACCGCTACGAGTTCCACCTCCAGATCGACCGCCTGGACAACGCCGACCTGCTCTACCAGGTGGTGCGGAAGTTCGCCGGCCTGGATCTGAGCTTCAAGGCCGTGGACAACCACGACATGGGTTACGTCTTCGAAGAGTTGATCCGCAAGTTCGCCGATGCCTCCAACGAGACCGCCGGTGAGCACTTCACCCCGCGCGAGGTCATCGAGCTGATGGTCGAGCTGCTGCTCGCCCCGGACGACGACCGGCTCAACGGAGAAGGACAGGTCGTCAAGATCCTCGACCCGGCCTGCGGTACTGGCGGCATGCTCTCGGCGGCTGAGGAGCATATCCGCAAGCTGAACCCGCGCGTGCGCGTCAACCTGTTCGGACAGGAGTTGAACGCCGAGTCGTACGCAATCTGCCGTTCCGACATGCTGCTGAAGGGCCATACCGCCAAGAACATCCGCTTCGGCAACTCCTTCAGCCAGGACGGCCACGACGGCGAGACCTTCAACTACATGCTCGCCAACCCGCCCTTCGGCGTGGAGTGGAAGAAGGTTGAGAAGGTCGTACGCCAGGAGCACGAGGACCGGGGATTCGACGGCCGCTTTGGAGCCGGCCTGCCTCGGATCAACGACGGCTCGCTGCTCTTCCTGCAGCACATGATGAGCAAGATGCAGCCGCTCAAGAAGGACGCGGCGGGCGACGAGGTCGGCGGTACCCGACTGGCCATCGTCTTCAACGGCTCCCCCTTGTTCACCGGTGGTGCGGGGTCGGGCGAGTCGGAGATCCGCAGGTGGATCATCGAGCACGACTACCTGGAGGCGATCGTCGCCCTCCCGGACCAGCTCTTTTACAACACGGGTATCTCCACGTACTTCTGGATCGTCACCAACCGCAAGCCCGCCGACCGCAAGGGCCGCGTGATCCTGCTCGACGCCCGCGACCAGTGGTCCAAGATGCGTAAGTCTCTCGGTGAGAAGCGCAAGGAAGTCACACGGGCGCAGATCGGAAATATCTGCGCGATCTACCGCGATGCCCTGAGCATCGCCAGCGACGAAGCCCATCCGGATCACGGGCGGGTGAAGGTCTTCGCCAACCGAGACTTCGGCTACCAGCGCATCACCGTGGACCGGCCGCTCAAGCTCCGCTTCGAGCTGACCGATGACAGCCTTGCTCAGCTCGGCGCGTCTGCCGCGGTGAAGAAAGCGGTCGGGGGCGAGGCGGCGGTCGAGCTGTTGCTGGACGCGCTCAAGCCGCTGCTTGGGTCGCAGTGGTCGACCAAGGCTGAGGCATGGGACGCCCTGCGGACGGCGATGGTGGCCGGCGGCGTGCTGTGGCCCGCCGTCGCGCCGTTCCAGAAGGCCCTGCGCGACGCTGTGGGAGTGACCGATCCGGAAGGCGAGGCCCAGCTTGTTAAGGGCAAGCCCGAGCCTGACCCCGACCTGCGTGACAACGAGAACGTCCCGCTCGGCGAGGATGTCGACGAGTACCTCGCGCGCGAGGTACTGCCTCACGTCCCGGACGCCTGGATCGCGGAGACCCGCAACCCGAAGACGAAGGAGATGGAGCGGTTCAAGGTGGGGTACGAGATCCCCTTCACCCGCCACTTCTACGTCTACACGCCGCCGAGGCCGCTCGCGGAGATCGACGCAGAACTGAAGTCTCTGGAGGCCGAGATCCAGGCGCTGCTGGGGGAGGTGGCGAAGTGA
- a CDS encoding N-6 DNA methylase has translation MTGGNEAPDATATAAEIARLAGVTRAAVSNWRRRRSDFPTPVGGTSASPLFSLAEVRQWLEGQRDGREVSGEVRLWQALRGAYGEEMAGALAAVGEYLWGDAEDLADQAAREAADGLVADRTPTEVMDALVARLLDSTARAALDGASTLRLASAVREFAGETSGTVFDPACGIGSLLVAVGGGAVRGRLGQDTQADAARVAQVRAALTATGTAVPVQVVAGDSLRDDAFPDLRADLVVCEPPTAVADWGREQLLVDPRWEAGVPSRGESELAWLQHCYHHTAPGGRAVVVLPASVAHRRSGRRIRAELVRRGCVTAVVALPPGLAASHALPLHLWLLNRPSNPGRAAGTVRMVDLSANSPDGPWAPQPHQEVDVQLIDLLDNEVDLTPSRYVREPEPDYAVEYAKLREDLDTRLRRLRALLPELPPRGRADALDVGVPVAVSDLLAAGLVSLDGDELISGSDQLDPDYVRGFASSAANVRRSTSSSGTFRADLQAARLPRIDVERQRRYGDAFRSLGAFERELAELASMGDRAARLARDGLTGGALDPPPTRNGGNAEHQSTTTNGDAAVGREDRAL, from the coding sequence ATGACCGGAGGAAACGAGGCGCCTGATGCCACGGCGACCGCTGCGGAGATCGCACGGTTGGCAGGCGTGACGCGTGCTGCGGTGTCCAACTGGCGCCGGCGTCGTTCGGACTTCCCCACGCCCGTAGGCGGCACCTCGGCAAGTCCCCTGTTCTCGCTCGCCGAGGTACGGCAGTGGCTGGAAGGGCAGCGCGACGGGCGAGAGGTCAGCGGGGAGGTCCGGCTCTGGCAGGCGCTGCGCGGCGCCTACGGCGAGGAAATGGCCGGGGCGCTGGCTGCTGTCGGGGAATATCTCTGGGGAGATGCGGAAGACCTCGCTGACCAGGCCGCCCGAGAGGCGGCGGACGGGCTGGTCGCCGACCGGACGCCCACCGAGGTGATGGATGCTCTGGTCGCGCGGCTGCTGGATTCCACCGCGCGCGCCGCGTTGGACGGGGCCTCGACATTGCGGCTGGCGAGCGCGGTCCGAGAATTCGCTGGTGAGACCTCAGGCACCGTCTTTGACCCCGCGTGCGGCATCGGCTCGCTCCTTGTTGCGGTGGGCGGTGGTGCGGTCCGAGGCAGGCTGGGGCAGGACACACAGGCGGATGCGGCCCGCGTAGCCCAGGTGCGTGCGGCCTTGACCGCCACTGGGACAGCGGTGCCGGTTCAGGTCGTGGCAGGCGATTCGTTGCGGGATGACGCGTTCCCCGATCTCCGTGCAGACCTGGTCGTGTGCGAGCCGCCGACCGCCGTGGCCGACTGGGGCCGCGAGCAGTTGCTCGTCGATCCGCGCTGGGAGGCGGGTGTGCCCTCGCGCGGGGAGAGTGAACTCGCCTGGCTTCAGCATTGCTACCACCACACGGCACCCGGCGGGCGAGCCGTGGTGGTCCTGCCGGCATCGGTCGCCCATCGCCGCTCCGGTCGCAGAATCCGTGCGGAGTTGGTGCGTCGCGGTTGCGTCACCGCAGTGGTGGCTCTACCGCCCGGCCTCGCTGCCAGTCATGCACTTCCGCTTCACCTGTGGCTGCTGAACCGTCCCTCCAACCCTGGGCGGGCGGCGGGGACCGTACGCATGGTGGATCTCAGCGCCAACAGCCCGGACGGACCGTGGGCCCCTCAGCCGCACCAGGAAGTGGACGTGCAGCTGATCGATCTGCTGGACAACGAGGTGGACCTCACCCCCAGCCGCTATGTACGCGAGCCGGAACCCGACTACGCGGTGGAGTACGCCAAGCTGCGTGAGGATCTGGACACGCGCCTGCGCCGCCTTCGGGCGCTGCTTCCCGAGCTGCCACCACGTGGCCGGGCCGACGCCCTGGACGTTGGCGTCCCGGTGGCGGTGAGCGACCTGCTGGCCGCCGGCCTGGTCAGCCTGGACGGTGACGAGCTCATCTCCGGCAGCGATCAGTTGGACCCCGACTACGTGCGTGGATTCGCCAGTAGTGCGGCGAACGTCCGTCGGAGCACGTCCTCCTCAGGTACGTTCCGAGCGGACCTGCAGGCGGCGCGCCTACCCCGCATAGACGTTGAGCGACAGCGCCGCTACGGCGACGCCTTTCGCTCGTTGGGCGCGTTCGAGCGCGAACTCGCCGAACTCGCCAGCATGGGAGACCGGGCTGCGCGGCTCGCCCGCGACGGCCTCACCGGCGGCGCACTCGATCCGCCGCCGACCCGTAACGGCGGGAACGCCGAGCACCAAAGCACGACGACCAACGGAGACGCCGCAGTGGGGCGAGAGGACAGGGCACTTTGA